A genomic stretch from Antarcticibacterium flavum includes:
- a CDS encoding SH3 beta-barrel fold-containing protein produces MKTTKTTFRSKVFNWAHELVRSTGKSFAVCLAKAWALYRLRKRMATDTVKIAFEKADGSLRIAYATLKNVADKIKGTGTPNYKTLTYFDTEANGFRSFKVENFIAAY; encoded by the coding sequence ATGAAAACTACAAAAACCACCTTCAGATCAAAAGTATTTAACTGGGCACATGAGCTTGTAAGAAGTACAGGTAAAAGCTTTGCAGTTTGTTTAGCTAAGGCCTGGGCCTTGTATCGTTTGCGTAAAAGAATGGCAACAGACACGGTTAAAATCGCATTTGAGAAAGCGGATGGCAGCCTCAGAATTGCCTATGCTACTCTTAAAAATGTAGCGGATAAGATCAAAGGTACAGGAACACCAAACTATAAAACCCTTACCTATTTTGATACAGAGGCCAACGGTTTTAGATCCTTCAAGGTGGAAAACTTTATAGCTGCTTATTAA
- the nhaA gene encoding Na+/H+ antiporter NhaA — protein MKKSTLDIYLLLPIKNFIERQTSVGLLLIFSALLAMIVANSPLAEGYHSIWKQYIHIGFNDFYIRKNILHWINDGLMSMFFFLVGLELKREIMHGQLSKVRGAILPISAAIGGMVFPALIYYFFTAGSPAVSGWGIPMATDIAFALGILYLLGDKVPLSLKVFLTALAIVDDLGAVLVIAFFYTSEVSIESLAMGAFFLFILIAANQIGIRNTLFYAVMGIGGLWLAILLSGVHATIAAVLAAFAIPTSKRIDTPVFLRKVKWLTNEIKKIKQSRKKSEPEIEQEISHTIEKFSSLAEDATPPLQRLEHALHPFVSFVVLPIFAFANAGVTITAESLQFFHSPVALGVILGLIIGKFLGVIIFTRLMVFLKLGDLPKGVNWHHISGIGLLAAIGFTMSLFITDLAFVDETYRVQAKIGILTASMLAGIIGYFYLRIISSRMRKKRLKESEAETPAAVKPKSPGLVRSDS, from the coding sequence ATGAAAAAATCTACACTCGATATCTATCTGTTACTCCCCATTAAGAATTTTATAGAAAGGCAAACCTCGGTAGGTTTGCTTCTTATTTTTTCTGCCCTTCTGGCTATGATCGTCGCGAATTCACCCCTGGCAGAAGGGTATCATAGTATCTGGAAGCAGTATATTCATATTGGGTTCAATGATTTTTATATAAGAAAAAACATACTACACTGGATCAATGACGGGTTGATGTCTATGTTCTTTTTCCTGGTAGGCCTGGAACTCAAAAGGGAGATCATGCACGGGCAGCTTTCCAAAGTACGGGGAGCCATCCTGCCTATTTCAGCAGCAATTGGAGGAATGGTTTTCCCTGCCCTTATTTATTATTTCTTTACCGCCGGAAGCCCTGCAGTAAGCGGCTGGGGTATTCCAATGGCTACAGATATTGCCTTTGCACTCGGGATCCTTTATTTGCTTGGGGACAAAGTACCTCTATCCCTCAAGGTCTTTTTAACTGCCCTGGCAATAGTAGATGACCTTGGGGCGGTACTGGTGATCGCATTCTTCTATACTTCTGAAGTTTCCATCGAGAGCCTTGCAATGGGCGCATTCTTCCTGTTCATACTTATAGCTGCCAACCAAATTGGTATACGCAATACCTTATTTTATGCCGTGATGGGAATTGGCGGTTTATGGCTGGCAATCCTGCTCTCTGGCGTACATGCCACTATAGCGGCAGTTCTTGCAGCTTTTGCAATTCCTACCAGCAAAAGGATAGACACCCCGGTTTTTCTGCGAAAAGTGAAATGGCTTACCAATGAAATTAAAAAAATAAAACAAAGCAGGAAAAAGAGTGAACCCGAGATAGAGCAGGAAATTTCCCATACTATTGAAAAATTCTCTTCCCTGGCAGAGGATGCAACCCCTCCCCTGCAACGTCTTGAGCACGCCTTACATCCCTTTGTAAGTTTCGTGGTTCTCCCAATTTTTGCCTTTGCAAACGCCGGGGTAACCATTACTGCAGAGTCTCTTCAATTCTTCCATAGTCCTGTAGCCCTGGGCGTGATCCTTGGCCTTATTATCGGTAAATTTCTGGGGGTTATCATATTTACCAGGCTAATGGTTTTTCTAAAACTGGGAGACCTCCCCAAAGGAGTGAACTGGCATCATATTTCGGGGATAGGATTACTGGCCGCGATTGGGTTTACCATGTCCCTTTTTATAACAGATCTTGCATTCGTTGATGAAACCTATAGGGTACAGGCCAAGATTGGGATACTAACAGCTTCCATGCTTGCCGGTATCATAGGCTATTTCTACCTGCGAATAATAAGCAGCAGGATGAGGAAGAAAAGGTTGAAAGAAAGTGAGGCCGAAACTCCTGCGGCTGTAAAGCCCAAAAGCCCCGGACTGGTAAGGTCTGACTCCTGA
- a CDS encoding pentapeptide repeat-containing protein translates to MNLPLIADKIYQTESFPENFREAEYDSCSFKTCNFTSMSFAGAVFSECEFIECDLSNINLRGTTFRDVTFTNCKLMGLRFEECDPFLLSFSYTNCNLSFSSFYKLKIKNTRFINCVLTQVDYSEANLEQTVFKDCDLDGAIFQNTNLKKADLRLARNFSINPQKNSLTRARFSSQNIAGLLDSYQIIID, encoded by the coding sequence ATGAACCTTCCTCTTATTGCAGATAAAATCTATCAAACAGAATCTTTTCCTGAAAATTTCAGGGAGGCAGAGTATGATTCCTGTTCCTTTAAAACCTGCAATTTTACTTCTATGAGCTTCGCGGGAGCCGTCTTCAGCGAATGTGAATTCATAGAATGTGACCTTAGCAATATAAACCTGAGAGGAACCACCTTCCGGGACGTCACTTTTACCAATTGTAAATTAATGGGATTGAGGTTTGAGGAGTGTGATCCCTTTCTCCTTAGCTTCAGCTATACAAATTGCAACCTTAGTTTTTCCTCTTTTTATAAGCTGAAAATTAAAAATACCAGGTTCATAAATTGTGTTCTCACGCAGGTGGATTATTCAGAAGCAAATTTGGAACAAACGGTATTTAAGGATTGTGATCTCGATGGCGCGATCTTTCAGAATACAAATTTAAAAAAGGCCGATCTTAGGCTGGCCCGCAACTTCTCTATCAACCCCCAAAAAAACAGCTTAACCCGCGCCAGGTTTTCTTCTCAAAATATTGCGGGATTGTTGGATAGCTATCAAATTATTATTGACTAA